In the genome of Nonomuraea sp. NBC_00507, the window ATCACGGCCGCGGCGCAGACGCTCAGCCTGTCGCAGCCGGCGGTGACCGCGCAGGTCAAGGCCCTGGAGTCGGCGCTGGACCGGCCGCTGTTCGACCGGCTGCCGCGCGGCGTCGCGCCCACGCCGGCGGCCGACGAGCTGGCCCGCAGGGTGGCGGCCGCACTCGACGCGCTGGACGAGGTGGTGGGGTCCGAGCTGCCCTCGGGCGAAGCCGTTCATCTGGGCGGCCCGGCCGAGCTCCTGTGCGAGGTGGTCATGCCGATGCTCGCCCCTCTGGTACGGGACGGCCTCCGCCTCCGCACGACCCTCGGCCTGGCCGACGACCTCCTCGCCGACCTGGCCGCCGGGCGCCTGGACCTGGTGGTGTCCACGATCCGCCCCCGGATGCGCGGCGTCCACGCGGATCCCCTCTACGACGAGGAGTTCGTCCTGGTCGCCGCCCCATCCCTGGGGGAGGCGTTGCGGGCGGCCGGGAGCGAGGTCGGCCCTCGCGCGCTGGCCGGGGTGCCGCTGGTGGCGTATGCGGAGGAT includes:
- a CDS encoding LysR family transcriptional regulator gives rise to the protein MSHLSLDLLRTFLAVHRTGSITAAAQTLSLSQPAVTAQVKALESALDRPLFDRLPRGVAPTPAADELARRVAAALDALDEVVGSELPSGEAVHLGGPAELLCEVVMPMLAPLVRDGLRLRTTLGLADDLLADLAAGRLDLVVSTIRPRMRGVHADPLYDEEFVLVAAPSLGEALRAAGSEVGPRALAGVPLVAYAEDLPIVRRYWRSVFGRRPTMAAQIVIPDLRGVLSAVKAGMGVSVLPAYLCRGDLDAGTLVTLADPEEPPINTGYLAVRSGAQSRPAVARTRAHLLKAFRANPLS